Proteins encoded in a region of the Zea mays cultivar B73 chromosome 4, Zm-B73-REFERENCE-NAM-5.0, whole genome shotgun sequence genome:
- the LOC103655213 gene encoding FCS-Like Zinc finger 10 gives MAVVSGSMKMTENGIREGLVAGGLERMRLRDTDVCVGMGPISRWRGHPTSIRPCRSTGQDRFGFGVRSGRLAGVHRGGQGVWWAAGGGAERRRRSSSTPATCSRRSSPSRRRRRATKARRPGGGRRGGRGTLGKQASEYADCEEYTCVISRGADPRTTHILAGETVEVRRGDVGGGCRKVVFSIEPLALSDRQPPTSSSSSLAAPARVVASGRCCCCMKRLLEDRDIFIYLGEKAFCSDECRNRNGFIEEAEEEELMILDSARNL, from the exons ATGGCCGTAGTTTCTGGATCGATGAAGATGACTGAGAATGGGATAAGGGAGGGGCTGGTCGCTGGAGGCCTGGAGAGGATGAGGTTGAGAGACACGGACGTGTGTGTAGGGATGG GTCCGATCTCCCGGTGGCGAGGACACCCGACGTCGATTCGTCCCTGCAGATCGACCGGGCAGGACAGATTCGGGTTCGGGGTCCGCTCGGGTCGCCTCGCCGGGGTCCACCGCGGCGGTCAGGGGGTATGGTGGGCGGCGGGAGGCGGGGCGGAGCGGCGGAGGAGGTCAAGCTCAACACCGGCAACGTGTTCGCGGCGCTCGAGTccctcaagaagaagaagaagggcgacaAAGGCAAGGCGGCCGGGAGGAGGACGGCGAGGGGGCCGCGGAACCCTAGGCAAACAGGCGAGCGAGTACGCCGACTGCGAGGAGTACACTTGCGTCATCTCGCGCGGGGCCGACCCGAGGACCACGCACATCCTCGCCGGCGAGACGGTGGAGGTGCGCAGGGGAGACGTAGGTGGTGGCTGCAGGAAGGTGGTTTTCAGCATCGAGCCGTTGGCATTGAGCGACCGGCAGCCGCCCACGTCTTCGTCTTCGTCGCTGGCGGCACCCGCCAGAGTCGTCGCGTCCGGCCGTTGCTGCTGCTgcatgaagaggttgctggaggacCGGGACATCTTCATCTACCT GGGCGAGAAGGCCTTCTGCAGCGACGAGTGCAGGAACAG GAACGGGTTCATcgaggaggcggaggaggaggagctcATGATTCTAGATTCTGCTCGAAATCTTTGA